In Papaver somniferum cultivar HN1 chromosome 1, ASM357369v1, whole genome shotgun sequence, a genomic segment contains:
- the LOC113291462 gene encoding aconitate hydratase 1-like, with protein sequence MASKNVYESILKTLEKPGGGEFGKYYSLPALNDPRIDKLPYSIKILLESAIRNCDEFQVTQKDVEKIIDWENTSPKQVEIPFKPARVLLQDFTGVPAVVDLACMRDAMNRLGSDSNKINPLVPVDLVIDHSVQVDLARSDNAVQHNMELEFQRNKERFGFLKWGSNAFHNMLVVPPGSGIVHQVNLEYLGRVVFNTGGVLYPDSVVGTDSHTTMIDGLGVAGWGVGGIEAEATMLGQPMSMVLPGVVGFKLVGKLKDGVTATDLVLTVTQMLRKHGVVGKFVEFYGEGMGELSLADRATIANMSPEYGATMGFFPVDHVTLQYLKLTGRTDETVSMIESYLRANRMFVDYSEPQIERVYSAYLSLNLEDVEPCVSGPKRPHDRVPLKDMKADWHACLDNKVGFKGFAVPKDSQSKQVEFSFKGTPAKIKHGDVVIAAITSCTNTSNPSVMLGAALVAKKACELGLEVKPWVKTSLAPGSGVVKKYLDKSGLQPYLNQLGFNIVGYGCTTCIGNSGDLDESVAAAIAENDVVAAAVLSGNRNFEGRVHPLTRANYLASPPLVVAYALAGTVNIDFDKEPIGTSKDGKDIFFRDIWPSNEEIADVVQSSVLPDMFRGTYQAITKGNPIWNELSVPSGTLYSWDPTSTYIHEPPYFKDMTMSPPGPHGVKNAYCLLNFGDSITTDHISPAGSIHKDSPAAKYLMERGVDRRDFNSYGSRRGNDEIMARGTFANIRIVNKHLKGEVGPKTVHVPSGEKLSVYDAAMKYKNDGHDTIILAGAEYGSGSSRDWAAKGPMLLGVKAVIAKSFERIHRSNLVGMGIIPLCFKAGEDAETLGLTGHERYNIDLPSSVSEIKPGQDVVVVTDNGKSFTCTARFDTEVELAYFDHGGILPYVIRNLINAKH encoded by the exons ATGG CTTCTAAGAATGTTTATGAAAGTATATTGAAAACACTGGAGAAACCTGGAGGTGGTGAATTCGGAAAGTATTATAGTTTACCAGCTCTTAATGATCCCAGGATTG ATAAACTTCCATACTCGATCAAGATTCTACTTGAATCTGCGATTAGGAACTGTGATGAGTTTCAAGTGACACAGAAAGATGTGGAGAAGATTATTGATTGGGAGAATACATCTCCTAAACAGGTCGAGATTCCATTTAAGCCAGCTCGTGTGCTTCTCCAG GATTTTACTGGTGTTCCTGCTGTGGTTGATCTAGCCTGCATGAGAGATGCCATGAATAGACTTGGCAGTGATTCCAATAAGATCAATCCTTTG GTTCCCGTAGATCTTGTCATTGATCACTCAGTGCAGGTCGACCTTGCTAGATCAGATAATGCTGTGCAGCATAATATGGAACTCGAGTTTCAACGCAACAAAGAAAGATTTGGTTTTCTTAAGTGGGGTTCCAATGCATTCCATAACATGCTTGTTGTTCCTCCTGGCTCTGGGATAGTTCACCAG GTGAATCTAGAGTACCTTGGTCGAGTTGTGTTTAATACAGGGGGTGTTCTTTACCCTGATAGTGTTGTTGGAACTGATTCTCACACGACTATGATAGATGGGTTGGGCGTTGCTGGTTGGGGAGTTGGTGGAATCGAAGCAGAAGCTACAATGCTTGGGCAG CCAATGAGCATGGTCCTGCCTGGTGTTGTTGGGTTTAAATTAGTGGGAAAGTTGAAGGATGGTGTAACAGCCACTGATTTGGTTTTGACTGTAACCCAAATGCTTCGTAAACATGGAGTTGTTGGGAAGTTTGTGGAATTTTATG GCGAAGGCATGGGTGAACTGTCACTTGCTGACCGAGCCACTATAGCAAACATGTCACCCGAATATGGTGCAACCATGGGTTTTTTCCCCGTGGATCATGTCACTTTGCAATATCTGAAGCTGACTGGCAGAACTGATGAAACC GTCTCCATGATAGAGTCATACCTACGAGCAAATAGGATGTTTGTGGACTACAGCGAG CCCCAGATTGAAAGGGTGTACTCAGCTTATCTGTCTTTGAACCTTGAAGATGTAGAACCTTGTGTATCAGGACCAAAGAG GCCTCATGACCGGGTACCCTTGAAAGACATGAAAGCTGACTGGCATGCTTGCTTAGACAATAAAGTTGGATTCAAG GGATTTGCTGTACCAAAAGATTCTCAAAGTAAACAGGTCGAATTTTCATTCAAAGGGACACCAGCAAAGATCAAACACGGTGATGTTGTTATAGCAGCTATTACTAGTTGCACGAATACCTCAAATCCTAGTGTAATGCTTGGAGCTGCCCTGGTCGCGAAAAAGGCTTGTGAATTGGGATTAGAG GTGAAGCCATGGGTCAAGACAAGTCTTGCACCAGGTTCTGGAGTTgttaaaaaatatttggataaaag TGGACTGCAGCCATATTTGAATCAGCTGGGTTTTAATATTGTTGGGTATGGATGTACTACCTGCATTGGAAATTCTGGAGATCTTGATGAATCAGTGGCCGCTGCAATTGCTGAAAATG ACGTAGTGGCCGCAGCTGTTCTCTCTGGAAATAGGAATTTTGAAGGTCGTGTACATCCACTAACTAGAGCAAATTATCTTGCTTCTCCTCCTCTTGTCGTTGCGTATGCCCTAGCTGGCACg GTTAACATAGACTTTGATAAAGAACCTATTGGGACGAGTAAAGATGGAAAGGATATATTTTTCAGGGATATTTGGCCATCAAATGAAGAAATAGCTGAT GTTGTGCAATCTAGTGTGTTGCCAGACATGTTCAGGGGTACATATCAAGCAATCACCAAAGGGAATCCCATCTGGAATGAGTTATCAGTTCCCTCTGGAACTCTCTACTCCTGGGACCCTACATCAACTTACATACACGAGCCTCCATATTTCAAGGACATGACCATGTCCCCTCCTGGACCCCATGGAGTAAAGAATGCATACTGCTTACTCAACTTTGGGGATAGTATTACAACTGATCACATCTCTCCAGCTGGAAGCATCCATAAAGACAGTCCTGCAGCCAAGTACCTCATGGAACGTGGGGTTGATAGGAGAGACTTCAACTCTTATGGAAGTCGTCGTGGTAACGACGAGATCATGGCCAGAGGAACTTTTGCCAATATTCGCATTGTCAACAAACACTTAAAGGGAGAAGTTGGACCCAAAACAGTTCATGTTCCATCAGGAGAGAAACTGTCTGTTTACGATGCTGCCATG AAGTATAAGAATGACGGACACGATACAATTATCTTGGCTGGTGCTGAGTATGGAAGTGGAAGCTCACGTGATTGGGCCGCTAAGGGTCCAATGCTTTTG GGTGTGAAAGCAGTTATTGCTAAGAGCTTCGAGAGGATTCACCGTAGTAACTTGGTAGGGATGGGTATAATTCCACTTTGTTTCAAGGCAGGCGAAGATGCCGAGACTCTTGGCTTGACTGGTCATGAACGCTACAACATTGATCTCCCAAGTAGTGTGAGTGAGATCAAACCCGGACAAGATGTTGTTGTCGTCACTGATAATGGAAAGTCGTTCACATGCACTGCCCGATTTGATACAGAG GTGGAACTTGCATACTTCGACCACGGGGGTATTCTACCCTATGTCATCAGGAACTTGATTAATGCAAAGCATTAG